The following is a genomic window from Colletotrichum lupini chromosome 5, complete sequence.
TTAGAGtaactattcttttatattattacttatattataataaatatattcgccttaacgtaactaataaggttaataaatctctttttttagcAGTCTTTTAGTAACCTAAAGACCTATTTAGTTAGAGTagaagtattattttaataagacgaCTTATTAGAGAACTAGTActaaaattattaagaattaataaataaatctctatATAAGGTCTTCgtactaaactatatattattattaatttttctaagttttagatctagttttttataaattcgagccttttagttactatttttagtattataaagggtctctttatagctctttatttacagtagcttacttttttaagaatacgcttaataatattaaagctagcctagccttattacttagtaactagctcgaaatacggctattaatagttaatttaagtaaatctaattataaagcgtttttctttattaaaaagattctttagccttttttcctAGGGTAGGgacttaaagttattacctAAATTAAAGcgatagactattttttatataattaaatataataagttaaaaagtactataacctcgtaatagctctttttaattataataagtataataatcgttacTTATTAGACTTTTATAAGTTCATAATTAGCCTtatagcttcttattatttaagagtaaaaagcttataaattagtctctatttactaaagatataggatataaaaaggaaaagtaATGTTAAGGAGAAAACGCGTCGGCACGCGTTTTAGTGGGGTGTACACGAACTTTTGACACCCCACTGTACTTCCTACGAACGCGAAACCAGATAAGTTGAATACATCCGTTGCCCCAGGCATTTGAAGTTATCATCTCGATCCACGTTGCTTCTCCGGCGATCTTCGTGTGTTCGTGCCAAACCCCCACTAAGGATGGAATCTCAGAGCAAGCGCGTCGCCGTCGTCGGCGCAGGTAAGAGAAACTCCGAAGTAGCCCCTTCATGAATATGACAAGGACGCTAACGACGCCCAGGACCTAGCGGTCTTGTCGCCATCAAAGAATGCCTTGCAGCGGGCCTGGAGGTGCTGTGCTTCGAGCGCGCGCCCGCGCTCGGCGGGCTCTGGCTTTACAACCCGGATCCGAGTGCAGAGACGAGCTCCGGCATGTACCCCGGTGTCATGCTCAACTCCTGCCGGTTGACCACGGGCTACAGTGATTTCCCGATTGATCCGGCGCGGTACCCGATCTACTACTCCCACAAGCTCCATCTGCGGTACTTGAATGAGTACGCTGCGCATTTTGCCCTTGAGAAGCACATCCGTTACGAGACGACAGTCGTGGGATGCGAGCCTCGCAAGGAGGGCGGCTGGGAGGTGAGGGTCCGTAGGGGAAGCGAGAAGGATGGCAACGGGGAAGAAGTGCTCGCATTTGATGCTCTGATTTGCGGAACTGGCATTATCAGCAAGCCCTTCGTCCCCGAATACAAGGGAAGAGAGTCCTTTAAGGGTGAAGTGCTACATAGTCGTTCCTATCGCAAGCCTAGCGCCTACGAGGGCAAGAAGGTCATCCTCGTCGGTCTTGGGTCCTCGGCCATTGACGTTGCGTGTGAAGTTGGCCCGCTGGCAAAAGAGCTCACAATTGTCAACCGTCGAGGCGCTTGGGTTCTGCCTCGATTCGTCCTGGGTAAACCCACAGAGGCGTGGGACAGTACGTCTTTCCCGTTGCATGCCAAACCCTTGATTGGATCCTCTGCTGACCCAGTATCACAGGCCGTAGCAGCCAGATCTGGCTTCCCGCAAGCGTCCAGGAGTGGCTCTTTGAGAAGATACTCAACCATGCCCAAGGCAAGATGCCACCGGAGCTTCAGCCAGATCACGGCCTCATGGCACAGAACGCCACCCTCCGAAGCGACTTCGTTGAAAAGCTACAGACCGGTATTTTCTCCCTTCGTCGCACCACAATCGCCTCCTTCACCGAGACTGGTGTTATCCTGGAGAATGGCGATTCCCTCGACGCTGACGTAGTTATTCTTGCCACCGGATACCACATCGTCGACCAGCCATATCTCCCACCAGGCGCGCTGGCCAGCAAGGAGGCGCCAGCCCCGCACGTTGACTTATACAAGTCCATCGTACCGCCCACTTGGAAAGACCTCTATGTCATGGGCCAGACCGAGCAAGCCGGACCTGTGACGCCCGTCTCCGAGGCGCAGGCACGGTACATTGCCGCCGTCATCAAGGGAAGCGTAAAGTTGCCCGGTGAGGAGGAGATGATGAGGGAGATCCGCACGATGAGGGGTTGGCGGAAGAAGCACATGATCGACTCGGACAGGCACGCTCTAAATGTGGAGTTTGTGAAGTATATGGATGGTTTGCTGGCACCGTTAGGCGCGGCACCGACTTTTGGAAAGCTGTTTGGACGCATCTTCACCAGCGGAAGGCCATTGCGGGCCTGGAGTATTCTTTCGGCTGTTTACTTTGGCATCCCGGCCCCCGCGCAGTGGAGATTATTTGGTGAAGGAAGTACACCTGTGTTGGCTGAGGAGACGCTGCTCAGGACTGACGTGGATGCAAGTCAACTGAGCGAAGGAGAGAAGTCTTTCTTTTGAGAAGTTTTCTATCTTAGTTTCAGTACCTATTAGATCATACAATGGCCAAGATTTCAATGGAATACTCCACGAATGAATGAGGATTTATTAGTTGTGCGGCACCTCAAGCGATGGTCCAGCGTAAGGTATCTGACCATATCTCACTGTGCAATATCCACATTTTCAATCTCCTTTCGAGTCTAGTCCCACAGCTTAAGTGCGAGGTTATTTTCCTTCGCGAAAGCACTGCCATTGCCACCGACGCCCACGGGCTCGTAGTACTCGCCATTCTCAACTCAGACATGACTGAATGACAAGCATCTCAAATGCTTGAGACACGTTGGGACTTGTCGCACTCGCTAGGCAACATCGTCGTAGCCGCTGAGCCCTGACCAAAAGTTGATCTAGATGATTCCGAGCTTCAATCAGTGACCGGAAAGAGTCGGAGAGCTGTCCCAAGGGACGCAGTCCGTCGGTCTGCCTTTCCTGGCTAAATGGACCTCTTAATGATCCTGCTTGATAGTAGAGTTGTGAGAGTGTGTCAACAGAGCATTCGATTACAGGATCTAACGCCTTGTTGCAGCGAGTATTGCCGGTGTTATCTCTCGATTTCAGGCCAGGTATGATGTGACTGATTAACTTCAAGCCGTGGTTTAGATGAGAATGGCCTGCCTTGAATCTCTTACGCATATACTCTAGGCATATGTAGAGAATGCAAGAAACATTCCACGTGCTCCTTCAGCAACATCGATACGTAGCACGGCTAACATCAGTGATTGGTTGTGTCTGCGGGTTATTCGATGCGTGCTCTAGGTAAGTCATGAGCAACGTGTTGCCATCTCAAGTCTTGGAGAGGGGCCCAGGATTAGCCCGTGGTTCCCGAGGGATGAGTCAAGTGATTAAGATTAATTCTAGCTATCACTCAGGTTTTTGCTCGAAAGTCACTCTAGTCATCTTCGCAAGACTGCTGTCCAATAGTTCATCCGGCACTTCCATCATACCTTCGAAATCAGCACAACACGGCTGTCGTAGTCACCATCAAAGGCGTACTGCACACCCGTACTCATCAGCGTAGCACCAGAATAAGTGCCGTTGTTATCCAGAGAGTACTTGGCCGTCGGGTCCAGTCCTTGAAGTTTAAGCCGCGGTAGGGCGTGGTTGTATAGCGCGCGCACCTGGAAGTAGAACAGCACGCCTTGTGACCCGTCCTCCGAGATGACCATGGCAGCCGGCCAGTTGGACTCCTCTGGCAGACTGAGACGCCACAGATCACCTCCAATTACAATGGGGTTGACCATCTCGCCCAAGGCCAATAGCTCGGGGATCTGCACCTTATCCTCAGCGGAGATCACGGCTGGGTTCAGCTCGAGGCCAAAGGATCCGCCCATCATGGCGACATGAGCACGGAACTTGATTGGAATCGTGCGGCCAGTGAGATGGTTGGGCACCGCGGAGACGTGGGCACCCATGGCAGAGAGGGGGTACGCCAGGGAAGTTCCAAACTGAATGGAGATGCGGTCCAGGGCGTCGGTGTTGTCAGATGTCCAGATTTGAGGGAAGTAGTGAAGGACGCCAGGGTCGAAGCGACCGCCTCCGGATGCGCAGCCTTCCCAGAGCACATCTGGGAATCGCGAGGTGAGGACCTCAAAGACGTGGTAGATGCCCAACATGTATGAGTGGCCGATGCCTGGGACGGGGGTCTCGTGGAAGCCTCTGTTGTTGTCCCACTTGACGTAAGAGATGGGGGCGCTGGAGAGGATTTTGGAGACGGAGTCAATGATGAACTCCTGCACCTCTGGGAGCGCCACGTTAAGCACAAGCTGGTTCCTCCTGATTGTTCGAGGGTAGTTGCCGGCATGGAGAGCCCAGTCAGGGTGCTCATGGTAAAGAGTAGAGTTGGGGTTTACCATCTCTGGCTCAAACCAGAGGCCGAACTGAAGCTTATCTGTCGTGTTCGTGACCTCAAGGTTGGTGACCTTATTGACGAGAGCTGGGAGGCCATCGGGGAAACGCTGCGCGTTGACTTCCCAGTCTCCTAAACCGGCTGTGTCGTTCAGTCGGGGGTACTCTTGACCAAACCATCCATCGTCCAGAACAAAGAGCTTAACACCGAGTTGCGCCGCTTCTTGTGCCAGATCGTAAACGGTGCTCTCATTGTAGTCAAAGTAGAGACCCTCCCAGCTGTTGAGCAATGCTGGACGAGTCTGGTCGACGAATTGGCCTCTCATGAGGTGGTTGCGGTAGAGCCGGTGGAACTTCCGGGATACGCCACCGACACCAGCATCCGAGTATACAGCGACAACCTCAGGAGTAGTGATGGTCTCTCCCGGGCCAAGAGGCCACGAGAGCTGGTAAGGATTGAAACCGAGCATGGCACGGGTAAACCCTTGGGATCCTTTCTCCACGTCAACGGAGAACGAGCCTGTGTAGACAAGAGAGAATCCCCATGCCTCGCCTTGGGACTCGGTAGTGTCTGGAGAGACGAGGGCCAAGAATGGGTTGTGAAGATGGGATGAGTACCCAGTTGTGCTTCCGAAGCTATGGGGGATTCAGGTCAGTCAATGGTCCTTCACGGGCACAGTAGCGGCCGTTCTTCACTCACCCCTGCGTGCCGTAGCCAACCTTCCTCCGAACTCTCATGGCTTCGCGAGCCCAGTCGCCTCTCAATTCGATCATCTCAAGGTCCTCGAATGGCAAGTCAACGCTGAGACTTGCGGCCTTGGCGATGGTGATGTTGCCCTCCCCCTCGTTGGTGATGTTGACGCTTCGGACAATGGCATCATACTTGGGGAAGATTGAGTACGAAAGATCGACGGCAATGGAGCTGTAGTTGTCGTACAGAGAAACAACCAGAGTAGAGACCTCATCGTCGGTTCCAAATGTCGCCGGAAGACCCGGCAAGCCAGGCTTTCCTGCCGTGACTCTGTGGGATCGATATTGGAGATCGCTGACCGTGTATCCCTCAGACTGGTGAATTTGTACTGCGGGGACACGGAAGTCTCCACGTCCAAGGTCGGGGTACTCTCGTCTAACCCGGCCGATCATGTCAACCCAGCCATTGATTTCCGGGGCGAGCATTTCCATGCTCTCCGTAGCCGACCCTCCAAAGTGGTCAGACAATAGGTCACCAGTCAACTCATCCACATGAAAGCGGTATGAGGAATGGTCGCCATTGAGGGCAAAAGACTTGCCATCAACGACAATGCCTTTGTAATGTTAATCTCGCGAATGGTGACTCCTAGCATGGCATCTTTCATACCTGCGGCTGAGCCATTTTGTGCCAACACGCGACCAGTGAAGACTGATGCGGAGGCAGCAACGGCTAGACGTCTCAACGAGAAGCCCATCGTTCCGTATGAGGATGAGGACCAAGGACGAAGGGAGTTGTGAGGAGCTTGATGCCGGAGCAGGATGGTTATCAAGCCTTCTACGGCGATCAAGAGTTTCGCGGTGAGAACACCCGATATTTATACAGTCTTCCTTTCACCTTGCATATGCAGCCTCTCCGGGTTCGCCGGTCATCTTCGCGATGCGCCGGCTCACCCAGCAGGTCACGAACCTTAGCTTCGTCAGAATTATCGGCCGTTCCCCAGAGATCAGCGAGGAGAAAATCCACCGCTAGTCCAATAACCATAAGCCAACAGGGAAGTGATCAACATGCGGGGTAGTTCCCCACGAGTTTTCCGCCTGTTTTCCGCCGCTTAATTGCACCGTCAGAGAGAGTGGGTGTAACGTCCTGCACGacaaaaacgacttttccaaCCCGGCTGTTCTAGCAGCGAACATGATCCGATTGCAACCTAAAAACTTCGGAGATGAGGGGTAGCTTGCTCTTGGCATCAAACAAAGCAAGAGAGAGAAACATTCTGGGGGTTGGGGAAATTTGGGTGGGACGTAGCACCCGGGGAAAACCTTGGTTGGTTGTGGCGTGAAAGCTAATGATGACATACATCCTGCATAAGGTATTTTGATGTAAATGGCTCAACACACGCTTGGGATGAAAATCGTCCGTGAATTACACTAATTGGCTGAGATGGAAAGGAGAAGAGCTGTATGTTTACTACGGAGTCTAGTTGTGTTGTGGAAAAATGACACATGAACGAATCTATCTGATTTACAAGGGCTGCTTCGAGGCAAGCACCCAAGGCCCTTGATTGGGTCTCGGTATGGTAGTTTGCATCCACCAGGAAAGTTTTGTTAGGAGCCATGTTTGACTCTGCCCTCAACCAACATGTCTCTACTGGCTCAGACCTGCGACAATACCCTCTCGATACGCAGTAATACCTGCGAGCGTTGCCGCGGGACCAACAACGGCCGATCCCAGAATCACTGCTGCGGCCTGAGTCAAGGCTTTCTTCGTGTTGATGTATCCGCAAAGTCGCAAACTCCACGGCGCCGTGCCGAGGGCAAGCAGCAGCGAACAGAACGTGAAGATCAGAATATCCAGCTTCGACAGACCCAGAGCCATCAAGGCCGCGTTCTCACCACCAAACAAGCTGTACTTCAAACCGAAGAGAGCAACATTGGTGAGATGGATGACTGCGGAGATTGCCAGAGTCGTGTAGTAGACAAGGCCAAGAACCGGGAGATCTGCCTTGGCGAACATGTTTTGGTACTTTTCTCTCGTGCTCTGTAACTTGGTCTCTTCGTTCTCAGGTTGCTGAGATCCAGATTGTAGTCCAAACACAGAGAGACTCCTAGCCAACAAGAAGCACAGTATTGGCGCATTGCGCCAGACGTTGATTGAGTTTGCGTCCTGGCGATACAGCGCGACGGCTGCGGGTAGGAGATATCCCGCGGCCGTGATGGGCAACACCCTCTTGGCGTTCTCGAGGGGAACGTGTCTGCCGACAATGGTGTTGCAAGACCAATGAGCAAAGACACAAGAAATTGGGGCAAAACCACCTGGGCCGAGCGTGTTGTTGAAGATGGTAAAGATTACGATTCTGGGGTGCAGTGCCTCCGCGTTAGTCTGCTCTTGGGGGAGTCTGCCCGAATACATCGGCTGTGATAGCTGGGGATCAACTTACAAGGTCACAGATGTCAGCTGGTTTCCCACGCGGTTCAAGTCAGCCAAGGCGAGAGCAATGAGCGCCGCAGTGTTGGTCATGAACTCGATAGCCGGCAGCATCGACGCATCTCCATGGTTGGAAGAGCACAGGACGTCGACCAGCGTCTCCAGGCTCCTAGGCAGACGCAACACC
Proteins encoded in this region:
- a CDS encoding alpha-galactosidase 2, which codes for MGFSLRRLAVAASASVFTGRVLAQNGSAAGIVVDGKSFALNGDHSSYRFHVDELTGDLLSDHFGGSATESMEMLAPEINGWVDMIGRVRREYPDLGRGDFRVPAVQIHQSEGYTVSDLQYRSHRVTAGKPGLPGLPATFGTDDEVSTLVVSLYDNYSSIAVDLSYSIFPKYDAIVRSVNITNEGEGNITIAKAASLSVDLPFEDLEMIELRGDWAREAMRVRRKVGYGTQGFGSTTGYSSHLHNPFLALVSPDTTESQGEAWGFSLVYTGSFSVDVEKGSQGFTRAMLGFNPYQLSWPLGPGETITTPEVVAVYSDAGVGGVSRKFHRLYRNHLMRGQFVDQTRPALLNSWEGLYFDYNESTVYDLAQEAAQLGVKLFVLDDGWFGQEYPRLNDTAGLGDWEVNAQRFPDGLPALVNKVTNLEVTNTTDKLQFGLWFEPEMVNPNSTLYHEHPDWALHAGNYPRTIRRNQLVLNVALPEVQEFIIDSVSKILSSAPISYVKWDNNRGFHETPVPGIGHSYMLGIYHVFEVLTSRFPDVLWEGCASGGGRFDPGVLHYFPQIWTSDNTDALDRISIQFGTSLAYPLSAMGAHVSAVPNHLTGRTIPIKFRAHVAMMGGSFGLELNPAVISAEDKVQIPELLALGEMVNPIVIGGDLWRLSLPEESNWPAAMVISEDGSQGVLFYFQVRALYNHALPRLKLQGLDPTAKYSLDNNGTYSGATLMSTGVQYAFDGDYDSRVVLISKV